The Branchiostoma floridae strain S238N-H82 chromosome 8, Bfl_VNyyK, whole genome shotgun sequence genome has a segment encoding these proteins:
- the LOC118421619 gene encoding astrotactin-1-like encodes MAGYLADQQYPHLCVRNEWPGQNRLSPHDLIGKAYNLRTSQQSVSRVFRYTSGDTRHSMHRVVKPEQLSVHASNRCLPPVVNTADSVPSLRKNLLDALSFTDEDDFVGSFGPLYDGDGVTENGDCKIDFIEGFTGCQRCPSWLKLTSDGSGCYDHTRDVDCSDGYDGGCDHTCIRVNTSRGNYTRVSMACSCREGYRLAGDGRTCLFSPVCNGTGRAEGGCNPANIPSGGRCETTEEGHGTCVCNPTCCRNLQVCKSQGECELKQCVPNPTHGDPDSSLPGEHQTYPLGFRQMQHGYNQRTKTITNASIFQLTYSTSYSLSPLLVPDEVEVTEAVRTGCQNYTGPVTHGLQQQENSPNVRSGQPYIKTFTPEYLRQEGRMKDQGFLFRQELSVYSEQYRVYLRHKTLTTDIKAALGRLTAASPRSDFIHVMEKYGTHYISQAVFGYRRECAVYYKSVGVAQWLWRTFTASEGSQSFDAFIDSFLRAEQHDVTPSERELPIGIGQVPDVEEDGNLRHDRVRMVLRSWGRCAMGGCCEAKPDTVMAEPALLFISTPTPLYELLTDKHTKEVFQRAFLSYLWCNGEGEVVGDTCRCDFHPAYPGHTLVCAPPPKPSLYQPITDQPSDVALAVAWQHVGLEIGTHVTDYQFIVREVRSEDNGFHGDDFTNHPELVLSVLDDAVFNRANSCYGRGLTHRGSLWTFSLLLACLKPDTSYRISARVLTRDGAVSPPDVLVLRTECQTPHPNHEPAGVADALYNLYAGYTSPLAQDMAFRILTSLNTIGLYDVAKTYEEKYDDFLSRTQEELGLTRTLLIRASLTALSQRCKMEAKLRKVVQKVRRRYTCSFEGMDTRKGIQEAMLTEMERSCVMYEEKYVSYDWMKVPV; translated from the exons ATGGCCGGTTATCTGGCTGACCAGCAGTACCCACACCTATGTGTTCGCAATGAGTGGCCGGGGCAAAACAG ATTGTCGCCCCACGATTTAATCGGAAAGGCCTACAACTTGCGAACGAGTCAGCAATCCGTGAGCAGGGTCTTCAG ATACACAAGTGGAGACACAAGGCACAGTATGCACCGTGTGGTGAAACCTGAACAGCTGAGCGTACACGCTTCAAACAGGTGTCTACCCCCGGTTGTCAACACAGCGGACAGCGTGCCTTCCTTACG GAAAAACCTTCTAGATGCCCTTTCCTTTACGGATGAAGATGACTTTGTTGGTTCCTTCGGACCACTCTATGATGGAGATGGTGTTACAGAAAACGGAGACTGCAAAATCGACTTTATCGAAGGGTTCACGGGATGCCAG CGGTGTCCATCTTGGCTGAAGCTGACCAGTGATGGCTCCGGCTGTTATGACCATACCAGGGATGTTGACTGCTCGGATGGTTACGATGGAGGGTGTGATCACACGTGCATTCGTGTCAACACATCTCGTGGTAACTACACACGTGTCAGCATGGCTTGCAG CTGCAGGGAAGGATACCGGTTAGCTGGAGATGGTCGCACGTGTCTGTTCTCTCCGGTGTGTAACGGCACGGGGCGAGCAGAGGGCGGCTGTAACCCCGCCAACATCCCGTCAGGAGGCCGCTGTGAGACGACCGAGGAGGGCCACGGGACGTGTGTGTGTAACCCTACATGCTGCAGGAACCTACAAGTTTGTAAAAGCCAGG GTGAATGTGAGCTGAAACAATGTGTGCCGAACCCTACACACGGGGACCCTGATAGTTCCCTGCCCGGCGAACACCAGACCTACCCGCTGGGCTTCAGACAGATGCAGCACGGTTATAACCAGAGAACCAAGACCATAACCAATGCCTCGATTTTCCAGCTAACTTACAG CACCAGCTATTCCCTGTCTCCGCTACTTGTACCAGACGAAGTGGAGGTTACAGAGGCAGTGCGTACGGGCTGTCAAAACTACACCGGACCTGTGACACATGGCCTCCAACAGCAGGAAAACTCTCCAAACG TGAGGTCCGGTCAACCTTACATCAAGACGTTCACACCTGAATACTTAAGACAGGAGGGCAGGATGAAGGACCAGGGTTTCCTGTTCCGCCAAGAACTCTCTGTCTACAGTGAGCAGTATCGAGTCTACTTAAGACATAAGACGCTGACAACAG ATATAAAAGCTGCTCTAGGCAGACTGACTGCCGCCAGTCCCAGATCTGACTTCATACACGTCATGGAGAAGTACGGAACCCACTACATCAGTCAAGCCGTGTTCGGATACAGGAGGGAGTGCGCCGTGTACTACAAGTCAGTAGGGGTGGCACAATGGCTCTGGAGAACTTTTACAG CATCAGAAGGAAGCCAGTCCTTTGACGCCTTCATCGACAGTTTCTTGAGAGCTGAGCAGCATGACGTCACGCCGTCTGAGCGCGAACTGCCTATCGGGATAGGGCAAGTCCCGGATGTTGAGGAGGATGGAAACCTCCGCCATGATAGG GTCCGGATGGTACTCCGGTCTTGGGGGAGATGTGCGATGGGAGGATGTTGTGAGGCCAAGCCGGATACTGTGATGGCTGAGCCTGCTCTCCTGTTCATCAGCACACCGACACCGCTGTATGAGCTACTGACggacaaacacacaaaagag GTTTTTCAGAGAGCCTTCCTGAGTTACCTGTGGTGTAACGGGGAGGGAGAGGTGGTGGGGGACACGTGTAGGTGTGACTTCCACCCTGCCTACCCCGGCCACACACTGGTCTGCGCACCGCCGCCAAAACCAAG TTTGTACCAGCCTATCACAGACCAGCCCAGTGACGTCGCACTTGCGGTTGCTTGGCAACACGTTGGTCTGGAGATCGGTACTCACGTGACAGACTATCAGTTTATTGTCAGAGAGGTCCGATCTGAAGACAATGGTTTCCATGGTGACGACTTTACCAACCATCCAG AGCTAGTTCTATCCGTGCTGGATGATGCGGTGTTTAACAGAGCCAACAGCTGCTATGGCCGCGGCCTGACACATCGGGGATCTCTGTGGACCTTCTCACTTCTCCTGGCGTGCCTCAAACCGGACACATCCTACAG GATCAGTGCTCGTGTGTTGACACGTGACGGGGCGGTGTCGCCACCAGATGTTCTGGTCCTGAGGACAGAGTGTCAGACGCCTCATCCGAACCATGAACCCGCCG gtgtcgctgatGCATTATACAACCTGTACGCTGGCTACACATCCCCGCTTGCTCAGGACATGGCCTTCCGAATCCTCACCTCCCTCAACACCATCGGGCTGTACGACGTCGCCAAGACGTATGAGGAAAAGTACGACGATTTCCTGTCAAGAACACAGGAAGAACTTGGGTTAACAAGAACGCTTCTGATCAGGGCCAGTCTCACGGCGTTATCACAAAGGTGTAAAATGGAGGCAAAGTTGAGAAAAGTCGTACAAAAAGTACGCAGACGCTATACATGCTCCTTTGAAGGGATGGATACGAGAAAGGGGATACAAGAGGCCATGCTGACGGAAATGGAACGGTCTTGCGTGATGTACGAAGAAAAGTACGTTTCATACGATTGGATGAAAGTCCCTGTCTGA